DNA sequence from the Sardina pilchardus chromosome 23, fSarPil1.1, whole genome shotgun sequence genome:
CTTCTAAGTCATACAAATCTATGTGGCTGTGTCATGGTAAACTTACAACATATGATGCATCATGACATGAACACCATCACAAGTCCGACTAAAATTGTGCAATTTAGTTGTATATTTGACGCATAGAAAACGAGGCTAATCATTAACGTTATTAATGCAAATGTGAGTAAAGACTACTAATCAATCACAAGTAGTCTCAACAAGAACTTATCGTCTTCATTCTATTCTGCAACACCTTGAATAATAGCTCATGCTTGTTTCGAGTTACAAAATTAGGTGTTGATAAAAGAGTTTAATAaaaactttactaaaaatgcttacaGTACAAAAGAACACATAAACATGGCCAGCTGATTGAAATAAATGCTAGACTAGCTCATGCCACACTGACAGAAGCATCTGCTGACCTGTCGCTCCAGAAAGCTCTCAAAACATTATTGTGCTCGTCGGATGTATCCGTCGCGAGTGGACAATAACGTTACTACATTGTGACAGTAATGCTAAGTAATGGTTGTTTTTTGGCTATACCACGTTATATTTGTATAGTCAGCCTACTGACGTTACCTATCCATCCTAAAACTAATATGGATATTGACTAAGCTAATTCCGTCGGCTGTCGCTGTAGCTATACATCAGCGAGAGAAAGCCAATGACATATGCTTTAGCTAACAAGTTGGCTAACAGGATTTGTTAGAGATATTAACAGCAAGATTGGGTTATTGAGATGCATGTGAGATGTGTACAAACACCAAAAAAACCGTGGCCGTGTTAGACATTGCTAACACCATCAAAACGAAACAAAAGCTTGCAAACCAGACTACCACCTACAATGTAGCTGTGACACAAGGTAGGGAACACTAACCTTATCTGGCAAGTTAACGTTACGTTAATACTACCTGGCTAGTTTTCTAAGGCatctcagctagctagctatgtCACTAACGTACATCTGCTTACCATTTCGATGtaagttagcaagctagctagcacaGGTTATCGTTACAGCTAATGGTAACTTTACTGACCTAGAGCACCGCTCCATCGCGACACCGggaagactgagagaaaaagagacagttaGCAGTTTAAAAGGGTCAACTACAGGTAAACCTACCCAAGTTACAGTTGGAAATTAGCCGTATTACCGATGCCGAGCTCCCGTTTGTTGACAACTTGCAGCTATCTGCTGCGTCCCAGACTGCACAGCTGCGAATTGTTGATGCTCTTACCAGCCACGCTATGTACTTGAACGCTATGAGACAAGACGTCTTGACGTCACTGCCAAGAGGTTGCATGAACGCACAACGTCCCCAAAAATACTGTATCAATTAGATTTGCCTGAAAAGTTATGAAAAGATTATGTGTTTATAACATGCTTAGCGAAATAATATGTGTAACTTGTATCCTAGTCAGTGGAGTGGTTCAGAAAACCCCAAGATACACGGTTGTTTACTTACCAGCTGAAGTTTAAATTGGCTCCACATAACCCACAAATAGGCCTGTAACCATGAGCATCCATCTCATTTCAGTGTTGTTCTTGCCGGTTGCAtaattgttctgttctgttttgttctaGTTACACACATGATCCAAAACCACTAAACAATCTGTCAGGCGAGGTCGTGTTTGTATTTTCAAGTTCATTCACCAACAGTCTGGTGACATGAGTTAATATTTATAGGCTTGCTGTCAGGGACTGCCAATTATTTTCAGATGAAAACAATCTCTTTGGTATTACATGGAACTTACTTGGAAATTACATCGGTGTAGTATACAGTAGGTGAAGTGAGTTAATGATTAGTCAACTGCCCTTACACACTTCtctattttgttgttttggGTCAAAATGGCAAAAGGTTTTGAAGCACTCCACATACTTATTTTTACTTTCTCATGTAATAATATACCATGTACCATACGTTGCATGATTTTTTATTTGTACTGTGAAtctatggatttttttttttttttttaatgaagagGGAGGTTACCTACAGGCCTCTTCAGCAGTTGGCACTCCTATGTAAGGAATGTGAAAAGACAAGTTTGTCAGTCACGTGATGGTtcggagaggggaaaaagaccAGCCCCTGAGTTTCATTTCTATGTGTGGACAACAGTGTAGCCCTGTGAAACCGTCTCTCttctgttttgcatgcaaacaaacaGCCACACAAGGTTATCAGCGCCACTCTCATAAGCTCTCGTCGTGTATATGCAAAAGGAAAGAGGCGAGCTCTGCGTTTGGGGTTATAGCTGTTCTGGTCAAGAAGAGAGGAAGCCGCTCTCTCCGTCATATTCAAGATCAGCTCGTCATGGGCCCACTACTGACCAAGAACCAACAGAAACCAGCCCAAGTGCTGCTGATGGGCCTGGACTCGGCGGGTAAGTCCACCCTGCTATCCCGTCTGCTACAGGGAGTCATTATGGAGACCTCCCCCACGGTGGGCTTTAATGTGGGGACCCTGGAGCTGGACAAAAGGACCTCCATGACCGTGTGGGACATAGGAGGACAGCGCACCATGCGGCCCAACTGGAAGTACTATCTGGAAGGTTGTAAGGCTCTGGTGTTTGTGGTGGACAGCAGTGACCGGGCGCGCATAGGAGAGGCCCAGAAGGCTCTCAAGAAGATTCTGTCCGACGAGAACATGAGGGAGGTTCCACTTATGGTTTTGGCCAACAAGAAGGACCTGCCCAACTCCATGACCATCCGAGAGGTGTCTAACCAGCTGGACCTTCCCAACTACAAAGGACGGACCTGGGAGATCCAGGGCTGCAGCGCAGCTCAGGGTCTGGGGCTCCAGCAGGCTTTCCTGTCATTGGCCAAACTTATCAGGAAGAGCTGAGCTGGACACAGATTAGGTGTGGCTGGCTCAGACTGCTGGTCAAAGAGGGCTATGCTTGCTCAATCTGAAGGTGAGTGTCGTTTCTCATCggactgggggaaaaaaaactagaGGGAGAGAATACGATTGAAGAGATCATAAACATCAACGAAACAGTTAACACCTGTTACGGATTTACTCTTGTGAAGTTCGCTAAATGGATGAAGAACCTCCTTTGATGACTGACAAAGTTACTTTTTCCTGTGAATCGAAATGCCATGACCTCGTTCAACTTCACCGGTGTTATGTTGGGTGTGTTTCACAGATGTGTACGATACCTCCCATCAACAGTAAACCCTGAGCACAATAGCACTGCAGGACAAGAGGTTTAATTTATTGAAAGAATGTAGGCAAAATTAACTAATGTTTgactaaaataaaaacataaataaaacctAACCTGTATGTTCAACAAAATTGTTCTGGTatgtaagaggtgtgtgtgtgtgtgtgtgtgtccgcaaaGATGTGTTATGGTGTATAAGTGATTACCAGCCCATAATATTATTTTCACATGTTTATACCAATTTTGAAAATACATCACCAATAAGAAAAGTATCTGTTGGAATGTGCCTGGTAAATGTATCACTGGTCCTCCCATTTATCAAACATGGTCCCCACAATCATTCCATCTTAACACCTTTGATgtctgggggaaaaaatgaaatgtagttGACTGAAGTGGTCACTTCTTCTTCCTGGAGTCGTCTCCCATGAGGTGATGGGCACTCTGGAGAGCAAGCCAAGACTGCCAGAGCAGGAGGCCTGGCACCACTACCCACACCCCGTTGAAGAACACCAGGTACACCCACAGGTAGAGCCAGTTGCTGGTGTTCAAGCTGGGGCTTCCCGTTAACCAGTCTGGACAAAAGGTCATCCAACCCCCATAAagttcacacacgcacagggtgATCTGGATGAAGTGCCTGTTTACCAGAAGCAAAACAAATGCAGATTGCAGAGGTCATTTAATATTTTCCCCATCATTCAACTTAAAAAGTAGATATGTGTCACCACCTATCAGCAAGCCTGAAGTGATAAACAGCAGACATTCAGTGGATCTCTTGCACTGGACTTCTATGCAAAGGAAGTCATATAAGCCTCACTAAAAATGCAGTCAGCGATTGCGCATTAAGTTGcatttgtttatatttatgattattatatttacatttcttaTAGATACATAATTCAtcaaggaccaaacaaaatacaaaatacaccaAAGGCAGCTCATCCCTCCCTTCAGTATTGCCAGAGAAACTGCCTACAGAGACCagagggtttttttcttttttttctaagtgTATTCAGAGGATGGGCAGCTAGCGGATTGTAAGATATTGTTCTTTGAATGTGACAAGAAATGCTATGGGCTTGAAATAATTTACGgttgctgactgcacctttaagttCTGCCTGCCAATAGTCACACTATAATATGCAGCAGTTAAGACTGATATCAATGACCCTCTGATGTGACACAGGTAATCCATGACTGTCTGTGTATTCAAATGGATCTAATGAGGGAGAGTTTACCGGTAGTGCTTATCCCTCACTATAGCGTAAACCAACAGCAGAGCCAGAAAGCCATCCAGCACCACTGTCAGCAGCTCCAGGGACACAATGGTGGGATCCGAATGCAGCCAGCGTGAATCTGCTTTCCCATATTCCTTCCCTTAAATAAGagaaacatacaaaacacaccaaTGAATCTGCGTCAAAAACAGAAACTGTTGTTTGTTCTCCAAAGGAAAAAAAGGGTTGTTTGTTCTAttcatatgaaaaaaaaaaaaaaaaaaataccattgTCTCTATTGGAAAGATTATGTCCCCATTTAGATTATGATCATTCCAATTATATCCACTAGATGTCCTCATAGGTAAGCTCGATCGGACAATGCATTCTTCTTGAACAGATACATTAGATttcctgccgctaggggcgtctagatttctaggagGCTACATTAATGCCAGTTGCCGCATCTAATACTGTTACACGTTATGTAATTTAATAGCACTATCAGTCACCGCTACAATGTGACCTACTCACACAATTCAGCAAGGATGTTGTCTGAGGTCGCCACAGTTCCGACGAGAGACATGTACACAAATGGGCCCTCCTGAGTGAAGGCGATGCAAAAGACTTTAATGACAACAAAAATAGTCATTTCACAAACCACTGGGTAGCTTATTCAGCGAACTTACCAATGTGATGTGGACAATTGCGTCGTAGAACAACCACACAAGAACCCATCGGTCAGTGACTGAACACTTTTTGCCCCATATTTGCGCAAACAGGTATCCTGCAGCAAACTGCGCAGCGCATGCCAAGAGAGAATATACAGTGACTTGTGTAAATAGCGCAGGGGAGTCTGACTGTATCGCTTCAGCCATTGTGAATTCTACGACGTTGTTCAACTTGGCAGTTACATTAAGACTTATTCAGACTTAATTGTATTTCACAAAGGCTGCCTTCCTTACCACCTCCAGCCGCGCCTACCAGTAGCGATTGGCCCCCTGCAAAATCTCTCCACTTCTGGTCCCGCCCATGCTCACACGTCTCCAATCCAAAAACCGGAGGCAGTGTTGAACATTTGGCGCCAAAGAGTTTTGACACTCGCGGTATTTCGTCACACTACTATGGCCTACTTCAGATGATCTACGAAGTTGCTCGAAATAGATAAGATGTCGCAACGCCAGGACATATCTGATGAGGTTCGGTATACAACACTACGTTCCACTTAAGCCATTTTCCTCTAGATAGCCTAGCAGATAATTTAACATCTACATAAATATAGTGCCATAGATTATATTTAATAACCCTACCCAAGGTATgccttagatagatagatagatagatagagatactttattgatccccaaggggaaatcaataaagtatctatctatctatctatctatttatcttatGCTAGCCTTATGCTCCTAATTACCTACAACCTTTTATTGGATTCAAGCCAGGGCAATGCCTTCTACTGTACAACAACAGTTGGCCTACCTGATGTGTTCCACACTCACTCAACATCAGAATGTACCACCTTGGCTAAGAAACCACTTGTAGGGCGACCAAGTGGCTGACAGGGTGGGTTAATGTTGACTTGTTTTGACAGAGACAGAATTCCATTCTCTGACAACGCTGACCATCAACAGCACAACTATAGGGCAGGGTACAGTTGAATATAAAGTGTGGAAAAGTTTCTCTATGTAACATTACTATTGTTAATACCATGAGTCTGACCAAACAGTGTCACTGAGAATTGTTCAAAACTTAAATAACATTTATACGTTTACGTAAATCAATGCAGAaacaacacactaacacacaggaaataaaagagaaaagaagttCAGAGTAAGAGACCAAGAAATCCAAAGGGAGAAACACAAAATGCATATCTGAAAAGGTTTGGGAGACAgcaaagaaaagagggaggggatTGGGGGAGGAAAACAATTCAGAGTAGGAGAAATCAAGAGATTGAGGGGTAGACTGAGAGAGGTCAATCAGGAGGAGAACGGTCCAAAGCCGATGGCTAACAGCAAGTTTATTTTGGTTAGGATCATCGATACAGAGTATGtcctggggaggggggggggggtgtttgacGGATGACTATGGAAACCATATGATGATTGTGAAGATGGCTGTGATGGTTATGGGAGGGAAAGGGTTTAATGATGAGTGTGAGCATGAGCGAGATGGTTCTTGAGTTATGGTACGGTGGCCATGGCAATGAGCACGAGAGGGTGGAGTGGGGAGGAAAATGAAGGGAGGAGTCAAATACAAGTCAGCCAATAGAATGAGAATAGAGTAAAACTCCATAGCACATAGTAAAGCCTGGAAGAGTAGCTGTGAGCAGCCCCCCGCACTCAATCGCCAAGGAGACGCCACACCCAATCACACCCTTTGCAGGGTCTCAAAGCACTGCTAAGCTCAAGTGGTTAACTAAGAGACATCTTGGTTAAATCGTTGCtcagaaatgaaaaacaaaaggcACAATGAATTTCAA
Encoded proteins:
- the arl11 gene encoding ADP-ribosylation factor-like protein 11, coding for MCGQQCSPVKPSLFCFACKQTATQGYQRHSHKLSSCICKRKEASSAFGVIAVLVKKRGSRSLRHIQDQLVMGPLLTKNQQKPAQVLLMGLDSAGKSTLLSRLLQGVIMETSPTVGFNVGTLELDKRTSMTVWDIGGQRTMRPNWKYYLEGCKALVFVVDSSDRARIGEAQKALKKILSDENMREVPLMVLANKKDLPNSMTIREVSNQLDLPNYKGRTWEIQGCSAAQGLGLQQAFLSLAKLIRKS
- the ebpl gene encoding emopamil-binding protein-like, producing MAEAIQSDSPALFTQVTVYSLLACAAQFAAGYLFAQIWGKKCSVTDRWVLVWLFYDAIVHITLEGPFVYMSLVGTVATSDNILAELWKEYGKADSRWLHSDPTIVSLELLTVVLDGFLALLLVYAIVRDKHYRHFIQITLCVCELYGGWMTFCPDWLTGSPSLNTSNWLYLWVYLVFFNGVWVVVPGLLLWQSWLALQSAHHLMGDDSRKKK